Genomic DNA from Flavobacterium sp. N502540:
AAGTTTTTAGATAAAGTTACGTTGCCTATTTTGAAAAGTTACGACGAAAATGTTGAGGTAGAATTTTTAAAAGACGGCAAGTACGAAACAAAATCAATGATTTGGTTTAATTACCATGATTCTCATCGAAATGAATTTAAAAAGGGAGCTATTAAAAAGAAGGAGAAATTTAAACTTTTAGACAATAATATTGGTTATGTAGATATGGGGGTCATAAAGAATAGACATATTCCGGATATGATTGAAGCTCTGAAATCTACACAGGCAATTGTTTTTGATATGCGAAATTATCCCAATGAAACGTATGAATTAATCGCCAATTTTTTGAATCCTACGGAAAAAAAATTCTGCGATTACACCATGCCCTATTTAAATTATCCGGGACGTTATACATGGAAAGAAGGGATAAAGTGCGGATTTGAAAACAAAGATAATTATAAAGGGAAAGTTGTAGTGTTGCTTAATGAGCAATCTATGAGTCAATCTGAATGGACAGCAATGTGTTTTCAAGCCGCAGGGAATACCACCATAATCGGAAGCCAGACCGCAGGGACAGACGGGAATGTATTTGAGCTTGAATTTAAAGGATTTCATACCCGATATACCGGAATTGGAGTTTATTATACGGATCGACGTGAAACCCAGAGAATTGGGATTGTTCCGGACATTGAAATCAAACCAACCATAAAAGGAATTCAGGAAGGTAAAGACGAAGTTCTGGATCGCGCTTTACTGTTTGTTAAAACAGGGAAATAACAAATTATTTCGTACTGATTCAAACCCAACAGGTTTTTAAAAACCTGTTGGGTTTACTTTTAGAAAAAATCCGTTTTTATCCGCGTTTTCGCGAAGTGAATCCGTAAAAATCCGCGTGCCATTTTTTCTCATTTCATTCAAATTGGGAAAGTTTTTAATATTATCGTAATTTTGGGCCATTAAAAATTACAACAATTGAATTTGAAACCCATAATTACCGATACACATACACATTTATATTCTGAAGAATTTGATCAGGACCGCGACGAGATGATGCAAAGAGCGATAAATGCCGGAGTAACCCGTTTTTTTATTCCTGCAATTGATGCCGCTGCCACACCGTCGATGTACGATCTGGAGCAAAATTATCCCGATTATGTATACTTGATGATGGGGTTGCATCCGACCTATGTGAAAGACAATTACGAAGAAGAATTAAAACATGTAGAAACGGAACTGGCCAAACGAAAGTTCTACGCTGTGGGGGAAATCGGAATCGATTTGTATTGGGATAAAACGCATCTCAAAGAGCAGCAAATTGCTTTTAAAAGACAAATTCAACTGGCAAAACAATACAAATTACCTATTGTGATTCATTGTCGTGAGGCTTTTGACGAAATCTTTGAAGTACTGGAAGAGGAAAAATCAGCTGATTTATTTGGAATTTTCCATTGCTTTTCTGGGACATACGAGCAGGCACTTCAGGCGCTGTCTTACAATATGAAGCTGGGAATTGGTGGAGTGGTAACTTTCAAGAACGGAAAAATCGATCAGTTTCTAAATCAAATAGATTTGAAACATATCGTTCTGGAAACCGATTCTCCTTATTTAGCACCAATTCCGTATCGCGGAAAGCGAAATGAAAGCAGTTATCTGGTAAATGTTATCGCCAAATTAGCTGATATATACGACGTCTCTGAGGAAGAAATTGCAGAACGAAGCACTCAGAATTCTAAAGACGTTTTTGGGATTTAACCCGTACCTTACAATAGTTTAATTTTTTTTTTGTTCTTTTGCCCACTTAATACCAATATAAATAATGCAGAGATTTGATGCCATTCGACCGTTTTATGATTCTGAAATAAATGAAGCACTTCATGATGTGGTCAATCATCCGATGATGAAAACCATGATGAACTTTACTTTTCCGGAAGTAGCAGATGAGGTTTGGAAAGAGCAACTAAAAAAGACACATTCTATTCGTGATTTTCAATGCAATTTTATTTATAACACCATACAAAAAGTTTTAGAGAAAAGTTCTGAAGGTCTTACTACTTCAGGATTTGAAAAACTGGAAAAAAACACCTCCTATTTATTTATCTCTAATCACAGAGATATATTATTAGATACCACTTTATTAAATGTTTGTCTTTTTGAGCATGGATTAGTGATGACAGCATCTGCTATTGGAGACAATCTGGTTAAAAAAGCATTCTTAAGTACTTTGGCAAAATTAAACAGAAACTTTTTGGTTCTGAGAGGTTTATCGCCAAGAGAAATGCTGCAGAGTTCTAAATTATTGTCAGAATATATAGGGCAATTATTGCTTCGTGAGAATCGTTCGGTTTGGATTGCACAAAGAGAAGGCCGTACCAAAGACGGAAACGATGAAACCAATCCGGGAGTTTTAAAAATGATCGGAATGGGATCTGATGAGCCTAATCTAATGGATTATTTTAAGAAATTAAAAATTGTTCCCGTGTCCATTTCATACGAATACGATCCAACAGATGTTCTGAAGATGCCACAGTTAATGGCAGAAGCCAATAATGAGGTTTATGTTAAAGACAAAAACGAAGATTTCATGAATATCTTGAGTGGTATCATGGGAACTAAAAAAAGAATACACATTTCGGTAGGAGATGTTTTAGATACAGAAATCGATCAGATTGTAGCCGAAAATGACAATGTCAACAAACAAGTACAGGCTTTGGCTCAGGTTATTGACGATTCGGTTTTGAAAAATTATCAATTATGGCCAACTAATTTTATTGCTTACGATATTTTAAACGAGACCAATAGGTTTGCGCACTTGTACAAAGAAAGCGAAAAATCGTTGTTCGAGCGTCGTTTAGAAATGCGTATCGGAAGTGATAACCCAGTAACAAGACAAGGATTTCTGGCCATGTACGCTAATCCGGTTGTTAATAAATTAAAATATCAGGATGTCATCTAAACCAAAAATACTACTAATCTATACCGGTGGAACTATCGGTATGAGTAAAGATTTTGAGACAGGCGCGCTCAAAGCGTTCAACTTTGGTAAATTATTACAAAAGATACCTGAAATCAAACAATTAGATTGCGATATTGAAACGGTTTCATTTGAAGAGCCGATTGATTCCTCGAATATGAATCCTCAAGAGTGGACGAAAATTGCCACTATTATCGAAGAAAATTATATTGCTTACGACGGGTTTGTGGTGTTGCACGGATCGGATACCATGTCGTATTCTGCTTCGGCATTGAGTTTTATGTTAGAGAATTTGGCAAAACCGGTAGTATTTACAGGTTCCCAGCTTCCGATAGGAGACTTGCGTACCGATGCTAAAGAAAACCTGATTACAGCTATTCAGATTGCTTCACTTCAGGAAAACGGAAAACCGGTAATCACTGAGGTTTGTTTGTATTTTGAATATAAACTGTACCGCGGTAACCGAACTTCAAAAGTAAATGCAGAACATTTCAGAGCATTTACAGCACCAAATTACCCGGAATTAGTAGAGTCAGGAGTTCATTTAAAGTTGAACACACATTTATTTCTTCCTGTAAAGACAGCTGCGAAACTAATCGTTCATAAAGAAATGGACAATCATGTTGCAATCATCAAAATGTTCCCTGGAATGAGTGAAGTGGTTTTAGCTTCAATTCTGGCTATTAAAGATCTAAAAGGAATCGTTTTGGAAACCTACGGTTCTGGTAATGCACCAACAGAAGACTGGTTTTTGGATTTGATTGAGAAAGCAATTCAGTCCGGATTACACATTGTTAACGTGACCCAATGTTCAGGCGGAAGCGTCAATATGGGGCAATACGAAACCAGTACCGCTTTAAAATCGCTTGGAGTTATCTCCGGAAAAGACATTACCACGGAAGCAGCCATT
This window encodes:
- a CDS encoding TatD family hydrolase, with the protein product MNLKPIITDTHTHLYSEEFDQDRDEMMQRAINAGVTRFFIPAIDAAATPSMYDLEQNYPDYVYLMMGLHPTYVKDNYEEELKHVETELAKRKFYAVGEIGIDLYWDKTHLKEQQIAFKRQIQLAKQYKLPIVIHCREAFDEIFEVLEEEKSADLFGIFHCFSGTYEQALQALSYNMKLGIGGVVTFKNGKIDQFLNQIDLKHIVLETDSPYLAPIPYRGKRNESSYLVNVIAKLADIYDVSEEEIAERSTQNSKDVFGI
- a CDS encoding 1-acyl-sn-glycerol-3-phosphate acyltransferase, whose protein sequence is MQRFDAIRPFYDSEINEALHDVVNHPMMKTMMNFTFPEVADEVWKEQLKKTHSIRDFQCNFIYNTIQKVLEKSSEGLTTSGFEKLEKNTSYLFISNHRDILLDTTLLNVCLFEHGLVMTASAIGDNLVKKAFLSTLAKLNRNFLVLRGLSPREMLQSSKLLSEYIGQLLLRENRSVWIAQREGRTKDGNDETNPGVLKMIGMGSDEPNLMDYFKKLKIVPVSISYEYDPTDVLKMPQLMAEANNEVYVKDKNEDFMNILSGIMGTKKRIHISVGDVLDTEIDQIVAENDNVNKQVQALAQVIDDSVLKNYQLWPTNFIAYDILNETNRFAHLYKESEKSLFERRLEMRIGSDNPVTRQGFLAMYANPVVNKLKYQDVI
- a CDS encoding asparaginase gives rise to the protein MSSKPKILLIYTGGTIGMSKDFETGALKAFNFGKLLQKIPEIKQLDCDIETVSFEEPIDSSNMNPQEWTKIATIIEENYIAYDGFVVLHGSDTMSYSASALSFMLENLAKPVVFTGSQLPIGDLRTDAKENLITAIQIASLQENGKPVITEVCLYFEYKLYRGNRTSKVNAEHFRAFTAPNYPELVESGVHLKLNTHLFLPVKTAAKLIVHKEMDNHVAIIKMFPGMSEVVLASILAIKDLKGIVLETYGSGNAPTEDWFLDLIEKAIQSGLHIVNVTQCSGGSVNMGQYETSTALKSLGVISGKDITTEAAITKLMYLLGQNIPQTEFKAIFETALRGEISL